The Neorhodopirellula lusitana genome contains a region encoding:
- a CDS encoding acyltransferase family protein has protein sequence MPYSTPAMPGLVWSVTDTPSQTATVLMWSIEVVIMPVFLVVAGFLASQSMANRGPSKTLKNRLKRLGWPLLWTTLFLIPVDLYIWLCGLLADGVITPRKLQSLKFDDALDSKIWGLSHLWFLQYLMTYVALLALGWDRLQSIGTTSLRRWGLPACLGIAVAVLAARPEVVWGFQHAFLPVASKWIYSGVFFLAGAMWWRLDPQLQALTEHSKRLIGPSVMLWTAAVTVGIWWLTQAPNATASMVNQTSLAILTVAAAACVTFALVGLSMRKVNRLGPITGRLASASFLIYLLHHPVVGLAHISAKYAATDFPVWIKVVGVTLIGVGAGIVVDFLGQCRRERSASGTNETSQDTLPFESAARMVPESTESRTRAA, from the coding sequence ATGCCGTATTCCACCCCGGCGATGCCTGGACTGGTTTGGTCCGTCACCGATACCCCCAGTCAAACCGCAACCGTTTTGATGTGGTCAATCGAGGTCGTGATCATGCCAGTATTTCTGGTGGTGGCCGGATTCCTGGCCTCGCAAAGCATGGCGAACCGAGGCCCCAGCAAGACCCTTAAAAACCGACTCAAGCGACTTGGATGGCCACTCTTGTGGACAACGTTGTTTCTGATTCCAGTGGACTTGTATATCTGGTTATGTGGCTTGCTGGCCGACGGTGTGATCACGCCACGGAAACTACAGTCGTTGAAGTTTGATGACGCATTAGACTCAAAAATCTGGGGACTCAGCCATCTCTGGTTCCTACAGTACCTAATGACCTATGTCGCATTGCTGGCTTTGGGCTGGGATCGCCTCCAATCCATCGGCACAACATCGCTGCGACGTTGGGGACTTCCGGCCTGCCTCGGGATTGCCGTTGCCGTCTTGGCGGCGCGTCCCGAAGTGGTTTGGGGATTCCAGCATGCGTTCTTGCCCGTCGCCTCGAAATGGATCTATAGCGGCGTGTTCTTTCTGGCCGGCGCGATGTGGTGGCGTTTGGACCCACAACTGCAAGCACTGACTGAACACAGCAAACGCTTGATCGGTCCCAGCGTGATGCTTTGGACGGCCGCCGTCACGGTAGGGATCTGGTGGTTGACGCAGGCCCCGAACGCGACCGCATCGATGGTCAACCAGACTTCACTGGCAATCCTCACCGTAGCCGCTGCCGCTTGTGTGACGTTCGCGTTGGTCGGACTCTCCATGCGGAAGGTCAACCGTTTAGGACCGATCACTGGACGACTGGCAAGTGCATCGTTCTTGATTTATTTGCTGCATCACCCCGTGGTCGGCTTGGCACACATCTCAGCCAAGTACGCGGCCACCGATTTTCCCGTTTGGATCAAAGTCGTTGGCGTCACGCTGATCGGCGTCGGTGCCGGCATCGTTGTCGACTTTCTAGGGCAATGTCGCCGTGAAAGATCAGCATCGGGCACGAATGAAACTTCGCAAGACACGCTTCCGTTTGAATCCGCCGCTCGAATGGTGCCGGAATCAACGGAATCTCGCACACGAGCGGCCTAG